The following coding sequences lie in one Arabidopsis thaliana chromosome 3, partial sequence genomic window:
- the ALDH2C4 gene encoding aldehyde dehydrogenase 2C4 (aldehyde dehydrogenase 2C4 (ALDH2C4); FUNCTIONS IN: 3-chloroallyl aldehyde dehydrogenase activity, coniferyl-aldehyde dehydrogenase activity, aldehyde dehydrogenase (NAD) activity; INVOLVED IN: phenylpropanoid biosynthetic process; EXPRESSED IN: 23 plant structures; EXPRESSED DURING: 13 growth stages; CONTAINS InterPro DOMAIN/s: Aldehyde/histidinol dehydrogenase (InterPro:IPR016161), Aldehyde dehydrogenase (InterPro:IPR015590), Aldehyde dehydrogenase, N-terminal (InterPro:IPR016162), Aldehyde dehydrogenase, conserved site (InterPro:IPR016160); BEST Arabidopsis thaliana protein match is: aldehyde dehydrogenase 2B4 (TAIR:AT3G48000.1); Has 62142 Blast hits to 61763 proteins in 3025 species: Archae - 475; Bacteria - 35763; Metazoa - 2632; Fungi - 2134; Plants - 1679; Viruses - 0; Other Eukaryotes - 19459 (source: NCBI BLink).) yields MENGKCNGATTVKLPEIKFTKLFINGQFIDAASGKTFETIDPRNGEVIATIAEGDKEDVDLAVNAARYAFDHGPWPRMTGFERAKLINKFADLIEENIEELAKLDAVDGGKLFQLGKYADIPATAGHFRYNAGAADKIHGETLKMTRQSLFGYTLKEPIGVVGNIIPWNFPSIMFATKVAPAMAAGCTMVVKPAEQTSLSALFYAHLSKEAGIPDGVLNIVTGFGSTAGAAIASHMDVDKVSFTGSTDVGRKIMQAAAASNLKKVSLELGGKSPLLIFNDADIDKAADLALLGCFYNKGEICVASSRVFVQEGIYDKVVEKLVEKAKDWTVGDPFDSTARQGPQVDKRQFEKILSYIEHGKNEGATLLTGGKAIGDKGYFIQPTIFADVTEDMKIYQDEIFGPVMSLMKFKTVEEGIKCANNTKYGLAAGILSQDIDLINTVSRSIKAGIIWVNCYFGFDLDCPYGGYKMSGNCRESGMDALDNYLQTKSVVMPLHNSPWM; encoded by the exons atggagaACGGCAAATGCAACGGAGCCACGACGGTGAAGTTACCGGAGATCAAATTCACCAAGCTTTTCATCAACGGCCAGTTCATTGATGCTGCTTCAg GGAAGACGTTTGAGACGATAGACCCTAGGAACGGTGAAGTGATCGCAACAATAGCCGAAGGAGACAAAGAAGACGTTGACTTGGCCGTTAACGCTGCACGTTACGCCTTCGACCATGGTCCTTGGCCTCGCATGACCGGCTTC GAGAGGGCAAAGCTTATCAACAAATTCGCAGACTTAATAGAGGAAAACATTGAGGAATTGGCTAAACTTGATGCGGTTGACGGTGGAAAATTGTTTCAGTTGGGAAAATATGCTGATATTCCGGCCACAGCCGGTCATTTTCGATACAATGCGGGTGCAGCAGATAAAATCCACGGCGAGACTCTTAAAATGACGCGTCAATCTTTGTTCGGATACACCCTCAAAGAACCAATTGGAGTGGTTGGTAATATCATCCCTTGGAATTTCCCAAGCATTATGTTTGCCACAAAGGTGGCTCCGGCTATGGCTGCTGGTTGCACCATGGTGGTCAAGCCAGCTGAACAGACTTCACTCTCTGCTTTGTTCTATGCCCATCTCTCAAAAGAA GCGGGAATTCCTGATGGTGTGCTCAACATTGTAACTGGTTTTGGATCAACTGCTGGAGCTGCCATTGCCTCCCATATGGACGTAGACAAA GTTAGTTTCACTGGGTCAACAGATGTTGGAAGGAAGATAATGCAAGCCGCAGCCGCAAGTAATCTCAAAAAAGTTTCCCTTGAATTAGGCGGGAAATCGCCACTTCTCATATTCAACGACGCTGATATTGACAAAGCCGCCGATCTTGCGCTTCTCGGTTGCTTTTACAACAAG GGTGAAATTTGCGTGGCGAGCTCTCGTGTGTTTGTTCAAGAAGGTATATACGATAAGGTTGTGGAGAAGTTAGTAGAGAAGGCTAAAGATTGGACCGTTGGTGATCCTTTTGATTCCACTGCTCGACAAGGACCTCAA GTGGATAAAAGACAGTTTGAGAAGATTCTATCTTACATTGAGCACGGTAAAAACGAAGGAGCGACCTTATTAACTGGAGGAAAAGCCATTGGAGACAAAGGATATTTCATCCAACCAACTATATTCGCAGATGTCACT GAGGATATGAAGATATACCAAGATGAAATCTTTGGACCAGTCATGTCACTGATGAAATTCaa GACGGTAGAGGAAGGGATCAAATGCGCAAACAACACGAAATACGGTCTTGCAGCAGGAATACTAAGCCAAGACATAGACTTGATCAACACGGTTTCGAGGTCAATCAAAGCTGGAATCATTTGGGTTAATTGCTACTTCGGGTTTGATCTTGACTGTCCTTATGGTGGCTACAAGATGAGTGGTAATTGTCGTGAAAGTGGCATGGACGCTCTCGACAACTATCTACAAACCAAATCCGTCGTTATGCCTCTTCACAATTCCCCTTGGATGTAA
- a CDS encoding uncharacterized protein (unknown protein; FUNCTIONS IN: molecular_function unknown; INVOLVED IN: biological_process unknown; LOCATED IN: chloroplast; EXPRESSED IN: 22 plant structures; EXPRESSED DURING: 14 growth stages; BEST Arabidopsis thaliana protein match is: unknown protein (TAIR:AT2G17240.1); Has 4864 Blast hits to 709 proteins in 125 species: Archae - 0; Bacteria - 592; Metazoa - 786; Fungi - 33; Plants - 410; Viruses - 61; Other Eukaryotes - 2982 (source: NCBI BLink).) encodes MTPLSISASPSPPWPLLSPPLSSSSLNRAAPSIFSPFSRINHGFSCSFIAVQRFALSRKTRKQLQVVAMAPEEEKLTRRNPLDFPIEWERPKPGRRPDIFPKFSPMKSPLPPPMPYDPPEEEEEEEEKKEEETEDDPEKEDEDQPDNRS; translated from the exons ATGACGCCGCTTTCTATATCGGCATCGCCTTCGCCGCCGTGGCCACTTCTCTCTCCGCCACTATCTTCATCGTCGTTAAACAGAGCTGCTCCGTCTATTTTTTCCCCTTTCTCTCGAATCAACCATGGCTTCTCGTGCTCTTTCATCGCCGTTCAACGCTTCGCTCTAAGCCGCAAGACAAGGAAGCAGTTACAGGTGGTGGCTATGGCTCCTGAGGAAGAGAAGCTCACTCGTCGCAATCCTCTCGATTTCCCTATC GAATGGGAGAGACCAAAGCCAGGGAGGAGACCAGATATATTCCCAAAGTTTAGTCCTATGAAGTCACCGTTGCCTCCTCCTATGCCTTATGATCCTccagaagaagaggaagaagaggaagagaagaaagaagaagaaactgaagatGACCCTGAAAAGGAAGACGAGGACCAACCCGATAACCGGTCGTAA
- a CDS encoding Defensin-like (DEFL) family protein (Defensin-like (DEFL) family protein; LOCATED IN: endomembrane system; BEST Arabidopsis thaliana protein match is: unknown protein (TAIR:AT3G24513.1); Has 35333 Blast hits to 34131 proteins in 2444 species: Archae - 798; Bacteria - 22429; Metazoa - 974; Fungi - 991; Plants - 531; Viruses - 0; Other Eukaryotes - 9610 (source: NCBI BLink).), whose translation MMNVSLKLSFLVFILVIMSNLGSEARELAGVNEIFEIAARSSNNAGTARALQQAPPCKRDVDCSFECPKGGFCNDRLGTCDCF comes from the exons atgatgAACGTTTCTCTCAAACTTTCATTTctggtttttattttggtcatCATGTCTA ATCTTGGATCAGAAGCAAGGGAACTAGCCGGTGTTAACGAGATATTCGAAATTGCTGCGCGAAGTTCAAACAATGCCGGCACCGCTAGGGCCTTGCAGCAAGCCCCACCTTGCAAGAGGGATGTTGATTGTAGCTTTGAATGTCCCAAGGGAGGATTCTGCAATGATCGTCTTGGCACATGTGATTGTTTCTAA
- a CDS encoding Defensin-like (DEFL) family protein (Defensin-like (DEFL) family protein; FUNCTIONS IN: molecular_function unknown; INVOLVED IN: biological_process unknown; LOCATED IN: endomembrane system; EXPRESSED IN: central cell, embryo, sepal, pedicel; EXPRESSED DURING: 4 anthesis, C globular stage; BEST Arabidopsis thaliana protein match is: Defensin-like (DEFL) family protein (TAIR:AT3G24508.1); Has 12 Blast hits to 12 proteins in 2 species: Archae - 0; Bacteria - 0; Metazoa - 0; Fungi - 0; Plants - 12; Viruses - 0; Other Eukaryotes - 0 (source: NCBI BLink).) — MKNASLKLPLLIFILVITSNLGAEARKLTGVADVIVEGEAASPQYGIIDENDTLNKSPSCKRDIDCTFQCRRGGFCNLILQKCECL; from the exons atgaagaacGCTTCTCTCAAGCTCCCACTCTTGATCTTCATTTTGGTCATCACATCTa ATCTTGGAGCAGAAGCAAGAAAGCTGACCGGAGTTGCTGACGTAATTGTTGAAGGTGAAGCCGCAAGTCCACAGTACGGTATCATCGATGAGAATGACACTTTGAACAAATCCCCATCTTGCAAGAGGGACATCGACTGTACTTTTCAGTGTCGCAGGGGAGGATTCTGCAACCTAATCCTTCAAAAATGTGAATGTTTGTAA
- a CDS encoding defensin-like protein (LOCATED IN: endomembrane system; BEST Arabidopsis thaliana protein match is: Defensin-like (DEFL) family protein (TAIR:AT3G24508.1); Has 35333 Blast hits to 34131 proteins in 2444 species: Archae - 798; Bacteria - 22429; Metazoa - 974; Fungi - 991; Plants - 531; Viruses - 0; Other Eukaryotes - 9610 (source: NCBI BLink).), whose translation MINVSLKRSLLIFISVITSNIGSEARELTGAGKKLEVATRSSNYAGTARTLLQARPCQRDVDCNFQCPRIQGGQCNNHHGTCDCF comes from the exons atgattaACGTTTCTCTCAAGCGGTCACTCTTGATTTTCATTTCGGTCATCACATCTA ATATTGGATCAGAAGCAAGAGAGCTAACCGGAGCTGGTAAGAAACTCGAAGTTGCCACCAGAAGTTCAAATTACGCAGGCACTGCAAGGACCTTGTTGCAAGCCCGACCTTGCCAAAGGGATGTTGATTGTAACTTTCAATGTCCTAGAATCCAAGGAGGACAATGCAATAATCACCATGGCACATGTGATTGTTTCTAA